A single region of the Theileria annulata chromosome 4, complete sequence, *** SEQUENCING IN PROGRESS *** genome encodes:
- a CDS encoding isocitrate dehydrogenase, putative (Tap579b07.q1c.cand.132 - score = 44.89;~SMART pfam:isodh (PF00180) at aa 65-453, E()=3.00e-81) produces MFLSQHCKVGARFLSFHRSFVTLGYAFNYLSVHHNNLQNLTSKNHISSLASNNMNLKNKIVVKNSIVEIDGDEMTKIMWDKVKKKLILPHVDLDLKYFDLSIQHRDSTDDKVTLDAAAAIQKHGVGVKCATITPDEARVKEFNLKRMYKSPNGTIRNILDGTVFRVPIITKSVPLLVPGWKKPIVIGRHAFGDQYNCQDFVVSEPGKLELRFTPEGGEPKSVVVHDFKGSGVAIGMFNLDKSILGFARASFNYALSQNMPLYFSSKNTILKYYDGRFKDLFQKVYDEEFKTKFEEKGLTYQHRLIDDMVAFALKSEGGFVWACKNYDGDVQSDIVAQAYGSLGLMSSVLFSSDGKCFLSEAAHGTVTRHYRQYQKGLVTSTNPVAIIVAWAKALERRGNLDQNLELVQFAQKLERSCVDAIDSGFMTKDLALARNPKATENDYLNTDQYIDKVLEFLHS; encoded by the exons ATGTTCTTGTCACAACATTGTAAAGTTGGGGCCAGATTCCTATCCTTTCATAGGTCATTTGTTACATTAGGCTACGCTTTCAACTATTTATCTGTACATCATAACAATCTTCAAAACTTAACCTCAAAGAATCACATTTCATCATTAGCTTCTAACAATATGAACCTCAAAAACAAAATTGttgttaaaaattcaaTCGTCGAAATCGACGGAGATGAAATGACAAAAATCATGTGGGATAAAGTTAAGAAAAAA CTGATTCTTCCACATGTTGATTTGGATTTGAAGTACTTTGATTTATCAATACAACACAGAGATTCTACTGACGACAag GTTACTTTGGATGCCGCAGCTGCAATTCAGAAGCACGGAGTTGGAGTTAAGTGTGCAACTATCACACCTGACGAGGCTAGAGTGAAGg aGTTTAATTTGAAGCGAATGTACAAATCACCCAACGGAACGATAAGGAATATTCTGGACGGGACTGTTTTCAGGGTTCCTATAATCACAAAATCAGTTCCATTGCTGGTTCCAGGTTGGAAGAAGCCAATAGTGATAGGAAGGCATGCTTTTGGAGATCAGTACAACTGTCAGGACTTTGTGGTATCAGAGCCTGGAAAGTTGGAACTTCGTTTCACTCCAGAAGGTGGAGAACCCAAGAGTGTAGTGGTTCATGACTTTAAAGGGTCTGGAGTCGCCATTGGAATGTTTAACCTCGACAAATCAATCTTAGGATTTGCCAGGGCATCTTTTAACTACGCCTTAAGCCAAAATATGCCTTTGTACTTTTCCTCTAAGAACACTATCCTCAAGTACTACGACGGGAGGTTTAAGGATCTATTCCAGAAGGTGTATGATGAGGAATTCAAGACCAAATTTGAGGAAAAGGGTTTGACATATCAGCACAGGTTAATTGACGATATGGTTGCCTTTGCTCTAAAGTCAGAGGGTGGTTTTGTCTGGGCCTGTAAAAATTACGACGGCGATGTTCAGTCTGATATCGTAGCACAGGC gTACGGCTCACTTGGTTTAATGTCTTCCGTTCTCTTTTCTTCAGATGGCAAATGCTTTTTATCTGAGGCTGCTCACGGCACAGTTACTCGCCATTACAGGCAATACCAAAAG ggACTTGTTACTAGCACCAATCCTGTGGCAATTATCGTAGCTTGGGCCAAGGCTCTTGAGAGGAGAGGTAACCTTGACCAAAATCTAGAACTAGTTCAATTTGCTCAAAAACTCGAAAGGTCATGTGTTGACGCAATTGACTCAGGTTTCATGACCAAGGACCTTGCTCTGGCCAGGAACCCTAAAGCCACCGAAAACGACTACCTTAACACTGACCAGTACATTGACAAGGTCTTAGAGTTTTTACACTcttaa
- a CDS encoding Tpr-related protein family member, putative (Tap579b07.q1c.cand.133 - score = 26.83;~SMART 10 transmembrane domains at aa 21-40, 109-131, 143-165, 170-192, 205-227, 330-352, 365-387, 442-464, 483-505 and 515-537;~10 probable transmembrane helices predicted for TA10865 by TMHMM2.0 at aa 21-40, 109-131, 143-165, 170-192, 205-227, 330-352, 365-387, 442-464, 483-505 and 515-537;~Signal anchor predicted for TA10865 by SignalP 2.0 HMM (Signal peptide probability 0.013, signal anchor probability 0.666) with cleavage site probability 0.003 between residues 33 and 34), giving the protein MAHCRYGCKAAEDDFGKCPLLIAAYILAGLSMMLNIRLSYSSAPYALIRFKLPENLFSVFVRRMASSLELWCLPGFIIADAIELAVKLAITSDFSNWNNLDSKKLKFGAIIIPSIIAQWLNFLTYVILLIVYLAGGDHGRLTTFYWTIAVSGFVFGINNPLVFAANYHYIPIYIAGENCFPALTSFIHYLATLMFGNRRKYDSDFILVFIDIWVAIIISFVAAVVWTLAYGICTDAAPDCTITKVTSQTQVTITYQGDEKAKVEKAGYVDPPGTNGTYKYTVKNTETKNITYTFTLRTQLGAAGANGAVTIEYGHIFAEGFSGTGAKESLISPLLIVLVGMGLVYAIYPGIAPGMIVPFYLVDKIEMVLLIATIFPPVIIALLQRFAANWSPKTNYVWHGNDKTGLQGWLPYASTHVKDTGRSTEQKEVCNPVQEAQHLVHAYLWHFFDIVVPTMIILAYLFIYSLHYRDSKISRSIVNQPKMSTALTIIFYMCHEIALAVGFAGMVGNGAEYTVIAQMVGAFLMVFLALYSEGYLIEYKSHDPTHWPTEGMTKWNAFCYWCKRASKITNHNLRSLFRT; this is encoded by the coding sequence ATGGCTCATTGTCGTTACGGATGTAAGGCTGCTGAAGATGATTTTGGTAAGTGTCCATTACTCATAGCTGCCTATATACTTGCCGGACTGTCTATGATGCTTAACATTAGACTTTCATATAGTTCTGCTCCATACGCACTTATTAGGTTCAAGCTGCCTGAGAATCTATTCAGTGTGTTTGTTAGGAGAATGGCAAGTTCTTTGGAACTCTGGTGTCTACCAGGTTTCATCATTGCTGACGCAATCGAACTAGCTGTTAAACTAGCCATCACCAGCGACTTCAGCAACTGGAACAACCTCGACTCAAAGAAACTCAAGTTCGGTGCCATCATAATACCTTCCATAATTGCTCAATGGTTAAATTTTCTCACctatgtaattttattgattGTATATTTGGCGGGTGGTGATCATGGTCGCCTAACAACCTTTTATTGGACTATTGCAGTATCTGGATTTGTTTTTGGTATCAATAATCCATTGGTCTTTGCTGCTAACTATCATTATATTCCAATCTATATTGCTGGTGAAAACTGTTTCCCAGCTCTAACCTCATTCATACACTATTTGGCAACTTTGATGTTTGGTAACAGAAGAAAATACGATAGTGACTTCATATTAGTCTTTATTGACATTTGGGTAGCTATCATAATATCATTCGTGGCAGCTGTGGTTTGGACACTAGCATATGGTATCTGCACAGATGCTGCTCCTGATTGTACAATTACTAAGGTTACTAGTCAGACTCAGGTTACTATCACATATCAGGGTGATGAGAAGGCTAAGGTTGAGAAAGCTGGTTATGTCGATCCTCCTGGTACTAATGGTACTTATAAGTATACTGTTAAGAATACTGAAACTAAAAACATCACTTACACTTTCACACTCAGAACTCAGCTTGGTGCTGCTGGTGCTAATGGTGCTGTTACTATCGAATATGGTCATATATTTGCTGAAGGTTTCTCTGGTACTGGTGCCAAGGAATCTTTGATCTCACCATTACTGATTGTTCTAGTTGGTATGGGTCTTGTATATGCCATTTATCCTGGAATTGCACCTGGTATGATTGTACCATTTTACCTAGTTGATAAGATCGAAATGGTTCTTCTTATTGCTACCATATTTCCGCCGGTAATCATTGCACTACTCCAAAGATTTGCTGCAAACTGGTCTCCTAAAACCAATTACGTATGGCACGGAAATGATAAAACTGGTCTACAAGGATGGCTACCATACGCATCCACACACGTAAAAGACACAGGACGATCAACAGAACAAAAAGAAGTATGCAACCCCGTTCAAGAAGCTCAACATCTTGTTCATGCTTATCTTTGGCACTTCTTTGATATCGTGGTTCCCACTATGATCATCCTAGCCTATCTATTCATATATTCACTTCACTATAGAGATTCCAAAATATCCCGTTCCATTGTCAATCAACCTAAGATGTCTACTGCACTcactataatattttatatgtgtcaTGAGATCGCACTTGCTGTTGGATTTGCTGGTATGGTAGGTAATGGAGCTGAATATACGGTGATAGCTCAAATGGTGGGTGCATTCCTTATGGTCTTCCTAGCACTCTACAGTGAGGGCTATCTAATTGAGTATAAAAGCCACGATCCAACACATTGGCCCACAGAAGGTATGACTAAATGGAACGCGTTCTGCTATTGGTGTAAAAGAGCCAGcaaaataactaatcaCAACCTAAGATCATTGTTTAGAACTTAA